TCGGCCGGCGATCCGGCGCACGGCGGGGGTGTGCGCCGATGACCGTGACGATATCGGACGTCGACGAACGCGTGGAGTTCTCGACATTGCTGGACAGTGTGTTCGACGAGCGGGTGAACGGGCTGATCGAGGAGGCGGATCGGACGGGCACGTTCCCTCGCCAGATCATCGCGGCGTTGGGCGACGCCGAGGTGTTCGCCCGTAAGTGGCAGCGAGGGCACGTCCCCGATCTCCATCTGCTGTTCGCGCTCGCGGAGCGGCTGGGCCGTACCGGGTCGGCGGGCATCTCCGTCGGCGTCAGCCTGCACGATTCGGCGATCGCCATCCTGCGCAGGTTCGCCCGCTCCGACATGCTCGTCGATCTGACCGAGCGGGCGATCCGCGGGGACGCCGTCGTGTGCCTCGGCGCGTCCGAGGCCGGGGGCGGCTCGGATCTCCAGGTCGTGCAGTCCACGGCGACTCCGGTCCCGGGCGGGTATCGGGTCCGGGGTGCCAAGAAGTTCGTCTCCCTGTCGACGGTGGCCGACGTGGTGCTTGTCGTCGTACGGGCGGGTGACACCGCGCGCAGCGCCGGCGAACTCGCTCTGATCGCGTTGGACCGCAACGACGTCGAGGTCGGCCCCGCCTACGAGAAGCTGGGTGCGCACTGTCTGGAGACGGCCCCGATCACGTTCGACGTGGAGGTGCCCGCCGAGGCGTTGGTGGCCCGTGCCGGAACCGGTCTGGCGGCACTGAGCTGGGGTCTGGCACAGGAACGGCTCTCGATCGCCGGACAGGTGGTCGGCGCGTGCGATCTCGCGATGGGAATCACGGTGGCGAGGCTCAAGTCGCGTGAACAGTTCGGTAGCCGGTTGTTCGATCACCAGGCGCTGCGGCTTCGGTTCGCCGACCTGCAGGCGCGGCTGGACGTGTTGCGGTGGGCTCTGCAGGGTCTGGCCGCCTCGGGCCAGGTCCCCAGCATCCGCGCGGCGTCGGGGCTCAAGGTCACCGCCGCGCGTCTCGGGGAGGAGGTCATGTCCGAGTGCCTCCACGTGTTCGCCGGGGCCGGCTATCTGGTCGGTCAGGCACCTGTCGAGAAGTGGTGGCGTGAAATGAAACTGGCGCGGGTCGGCGGCGGGGCCGACGAGGTGTTGTGGGAGCTGGTCGCGACCGGTCTCACCCCTGATTTCGACGGCTACGCACGGACGGTGAGCGAATGACCGCCCTGACGAACGCGTCGGCGGCCGACGAGGCGTCACTCACCGGACTCGACGAGTTCTTTCTCGGCATCGAGAGCGCACGACGACCGACACACTGGGCACTCGTCTTCGAGCTGAGCACGGACGGTGCGGAGATCACGGCCGACGAGCTGACCGAGCGGATTCGCGAGCGAGTCGCCACGTCCGGTCTCTTCCGGCTCGCACTCTCCGGAACCGGTCGCCGGGCCCCTCGCCTGGTCGAGGCGGTCGACTGGGATCCGGCACGGAACGTCGAGATCTGCCGGACGGTCGGTGACGAGGCAGGCGATGCGCTGGTCGAACGGCTGATGTCCGAGCCGTTGCCCAGGGATCGTCCGCTGTGGCGCGTGGTGGCGGTGGAGCAGGAACGTCCACGTCGGCGGCGGATCGTGTTGGCTGTGCACCATTGCATGTCGGACGGGATCGCCGGGGCCGGCTTCGCGCGTCTGCTCGCCGACGGCGACGAGGCCGGATTGGCGCACCTCGACCGGTACGTCGACTCGGACCGGTTCCGCTGGTCCTCCCCGGGCCGGGCCGTCGTCTCCCGGGCTGCCCGTTCCTTCGTCGCGTCCTGGCGGGGCGCGCGGCGCTCGCCCGGGTTGGCTCCCCTCGCATCCGGGCAACGCCGGGTGCGGACGGCGGCGGTGCCGGCCGTCGACTTCCGTGCTTCCGCCGTGGCCAACGGTGCAGGGTCGGCCGACTATCTCCTCGTCCTGGTCGAGGAATCGTTGCGCCGCGCCGCCGAGATCGCCGGGCTCGAGCCGGGGCCCGGCCGGGACGGGGTGCGGGTCCTCACCCCGGCGACGTTGGACCCGAGCCTGCGGCACACCGGGAATGCCGTGTCGATGACGCTGGTCAATCTCACTCTGGCTCCCCGATCCCGCGTGGACGCACTGGGGGAGATCCGGGCGCAGTTGGTCTCGGCCACGGAATCCGGAACCCAGCACGCCATCCCGGCCGTCTCGGCGCTGGGTGCCCACCTGCCGTGGGGTCTGCGCAAGGCCGCGTCACGGCGCACCGTGGCCACGATCAGGCCCGACATCCACGTCGGCCTCAACCCCGCGTACCACTCGATTCGCACGGTGCTCGGGCGCGAGGTCGGGAGTATCCGGCCGGTGTCGCCGCTACTGGGAAATTCGCTGTCGGTCACCAGTGTGCTGACCGGTGCGGAGCTCAGCGTCGGAATCACCTGGGACCCGGTGGCACTCGGCGATTTCGGGGCCGACTTCGCCGCCGCGCTCGTTCACGCCGTGAGCGTGGCGAGCTGACTCGCGGCACCGTCCACCGGGCCGGATGCCATTCCAACGATAGGGATACTCGATGCAGGACAAGAAGTTTCGGCGGCTGATTCTGATCCTCTGGCCGGTGGTATTGGTGGCGCTGGGGATACCCGCCCTGGCGGTGCACGACCGCGTCGGTGAGCCGAACCTGACGGTGAGCGGCAGCGCCTCCGAGCGCGCCGACCAGATCCTCGACGAGAGGTTCCCGGGATCGACTGCCGTCGCGATCCTGCTCGAAGGCCCCGCGGACCAGGTCCGGATACAGGGAACGCGTCTGGCCACCGAGCTCGACGGTGCAGGGTACGGGCCCGTCGTCACGCCGTGGACCGACGACTCGGTGGCCGACGTGCTCGCACCCGAGCCGGGCACCGCGTTGTTGCTCGCCATGACCGGTGGATCCGAAGGCGCCATGAAGGACGCCGACGTGATCGTCGACCGGGTGGACGAGGTGATCGCCGACCCGGTGGCGGCGTCGATCACCGGCGAGGGAGTGGTGGGGAGCGCCCTCGAAGAGGCGGGCGTACGAGAACTCCGCAAGGGCGAACTGTACGCGCTGCCCCTGCTGATCGTGATCCTCCTGCTGGTGTTCCGGTCCCTGCTGGCCGCCGCGATCCCCATCGTGATCGGGGGGTCGGTGCTGATCGCGACGTCGGGCGTACTGAGCGTGCTCGCCGGTGCGGTCTCGCTCGACTCGCTGGCCATCAGTATCGCCTCGATGATGTCGCTGGCACTGGGCGTCGACTACTCGCTGTTGATCGTCTCCCGATTCCGGGAGGAACTCGCGCGCGGGCTGCAGCCGTGGGAGGCGGCCGCGCTTGCCCGGCGTACGGCCGGACGCACCGTCGTCGAGGCCGGCTGCGTTCTGCTCGCCGCGGTGAGTGCCGCGTTGCTCGTGGCTCCCGGCCCCTTCCTGGTGTCCGCGACCGTGGCGGTCGGTGCCGCCGCGGTCATGAGCGTGATCGCCGCGGTGGGAATCGTGCCGGTGCTGCTCGGCTTCGCCGGCCGCCGGATCAACGGGCGGCGTGGCACCCGGACGCAGGAAACGGAGGGCGGCGTCGTGCTGCGCGCCTGCCGCCTCGCGCTGCGACGTCCGGTGCCGGTCGGGTTGCTGGTGCTGCTGGTCCTGATCCCGCTGTCCCTTCCCGCACTCGGAATGCGCACGGGGACACCCGGTGTGGAACTGCTGACGAAGGGCGAGCGTGCGCTCGCGGACTACACCCGTATCTCGGAGGTGATGGGGCCGGGGTGGTCGGCGCCGTTCATCGTGGTGGCGCAGAACCCCGACGGCCCGGTCACGACGCCGGCACTCCTGACCGAGCTCAGTGAACTGGAGGGCGAACTCCGCGAGACCGAGGGGGTCGCGGAGGTGCTGGGAGCCGGGGCGGTGGCCGACCGGCTGCTCTCGGTCGAGTCGCTCGATCCGCCGGCCCTGCTGTCCGCCGCTCGTTCGGCGGGGGTGGACGTGGGCCCGATGATCGCCCAGTCCCCGAACGTCCTGCAGTCCGGGTACCTCGGCCTGGCCGCTCTCGACGGGGCCCGCTCCGATCTGCGTGGACTCGCGGCGACGGTGGTCAACATCGATCTGGGCGGGGACACCGCACGTTTCGTGGTGGTCCCCGATGCACCGGCGGGGAGCCCGGAGGCCGTCCGGCTCTCGGACGAACTACGCTCGGCGGCAGAGAGTCTCGCCGGGTCGACGGGGATGACGGTGGTGGTCGGCGGGTCGGGCCAGCTGGTCGTCGATTTCGGCAAGGAGATCACGAGGTTGGTTCCGCTCCTTCTGCTGGTGTTGTCCGGGGCCTCCTACCTGGTGCTCGTCGTCCTGCTCCGGTCCCTGCTCGTACCCCTGGTGGCAGTGCTGCTCAACGTCCTCACCGTCGGGGCGGCGTTCGGTGTCCTGGCCCTGCTGTACGACGGGACGGTCGGGCCGGAGCAGGTGCCCGTCTACATCGCGGGCACGGCCGTACTGGGGATCATGGGCATCATGTTCGGCCTGTCCATCGACTACCAGGTGTTCATGCTGTCGCGCATTCGTGAAGCGTGGCTCCGCACCGGAGATCCGATCGCGGCGATCAACGGCGGCATCGTGGGTACCGCCCGGGTGATCACCGGCGCAGCGCTGGTGATGATCGCGGTGTTCACGGGCTTCGCGCTCACCACCTTCCCGGTCAACCGGCAGTTGGGAATCGGGCTCGTGGTCGCCGTCCTGGTCGATGCCACTCTGCTCCGGCTGCTGCTGTTGCCCGGCGCCCTGAAGCTGCTCGGTGCCCGGGCGTGGTGGTGGCCGGGCACGCCCCGCCCGCAGGTCCGCACCGAGGTCGAGCCGGAGCGCCAGGAACTGGTGCGCGCGGGAGAGTAGAGGGTAGCGATACGGCAGGACGGTCGAGGTCGACGGCTGCCTGCGGCCGGTCAGGTGTGACGGCGCAGGTAGCCGTCGACGACGGCGTGGAACGCACCGGGCTGCTCGAGCATCGGCAGATGGCCGCAGTGCGGGATGGTTGCGTTCTCCGCCGACGGAATGCGTTCTGCGAGAGCGCGTACCAGCCGGGGAGGCGACACTCTGTCGTGGGCGGTCCCGACGCACAGCACCGGGCACCGGATGCGGTCGAGGCGGTCGAACGGATCCGCGAGGGCGATACTCGCGACCGTGGGCAGTGCCCCGGCCGATCCTGCGCCGGCCAGCAACAGCGACGCGGTCTCCTCGTCGTTGTTCGGTCCGGCCAGATACGGCCAGAGTGCCGCCCGGCGAAGGGTGTCGTGGCGGGCCACGACACGACGCAGGGCGGTGGGCACGGGAACCCCTGCGGTGAGCACCTCGAACAACACCGCGGTGTTCGCCGGGTCGAGTCGTCGTCGCAGCGCACCGAAGGGCCCGGATCTCGCCGGCAGCGCGAACCAGGAGACGGCCCCGCAGACCGCGATCGTCGCGGTCACGTGGTCAGGGTGTGTCGCGGCGTACCGCAGGGCCACGGGCGCGCCCATCGAATGGCCGATCACCACCGGCCGGTCCAGATCCAGCAGGGCCCGTACTCGGTCGACGGTGTCCACCATCGCGTCGAACGAGCATCCGTTCAGCCGCGCCTGGGAGTCGCCGAAGCCGGGAAGATCGATCGCGACGACGCGGTGTCTGCGGGCGAGGAACGGGATGGTCCGCGCCCAGTGGGTCCAGCTCCCGGCCATACCGTGGATGAGCAGTACCGGGCGGCCGGTGCCGGCTTCGACGTAGTGCACCTGCCGTCCGGCGATCCGGACCCGGCCGGATCTCGGGGCCGCCGTGTCGGGGCCTCCTGACGTGTCGGCAACCATCGACGTACCTCGCTTTCCGGTCGGCTCCGCCCCCGGTGGCGGCGATTCCCTCAATTTACTGCCTTCGGCATGAAATAGTGCACGTATCATGCACCATTGACCGAGAGGTGATGCCCGTGCCGATTCTCGTGGTCTCGGGAGTGCTCGAGCTGACCGTGGGTGTGCTCTCCGGATGGCTGATGCTGCTCGCGTCCGACCGCCCCGCCTGGCTGCGTGCCCTGGGTCTGCGCGACGCGGGCTATCTGCGCAAGGGACACCTCGATCTGCTGTTCATGGGCGTCATCCAGGTGGCGGTCGGGGTCGCGGTGTCCCCGCTGCCGCTGTGGATCGCGATACCGATCGTCCTCGGGGCGGTCGTGCAGCCGCTGTCCTTCTTCGCGCTCTCGGCCCGGCCGTCGCTGCGCGAGTCTGCCGTGTTCCAGGCCGCGGAGTTGTCGGTCTTCGTGGTGTTCACGGCCGGCTGGCTCGCGCTCGCCACGCTGGTCGTGCTCCGTGTCCGGTGAGCGCACCGGAGTGGCACACGAGGTCGATGTCGACGTCGTCCGTTCGCGACTGACCCGGTCGATCGTCGTCTCCAGCCTGCTCGGAGTGGTCGTGATGAGCGGCCTCGTCGGGTTCGCCCTGCCCGGGGCGGAGGTCTACACGAGGCAACTCGCACCGGTGAACTTCGTCCTGATGCCGGCGTACATCGCCGTCGCCTGCGCGTTCGCGGCCGTCTACGTGCCTCGTCGCGTCGCGCGCCGCCTGCGCGAGGTTCTGGCAGCCTCGGAGCCGAGCCGGCAGGACCGCCTCTTCGCGGTGTCGATCCCAGTCGTCCTCACTCGGGCACAGGCCCTCGCCTGGGGCGGCTCGTTGGTGCTGCTTCCGCCCGCCTACGGCTATGTCGACGCCCGCTTGTTCCCGGTCACCGCGGTGGCGATCGTCTGCGGCGGACTCGTCGTGTGCGCCAACAGCTATCTGTTGGCCGAGGCCATCGCACGACCGGTGTCCGCCTGGGCACTGGAAGGGGGGAACCCCCGACCGGACGGGGGATCGAACCTGTCCCTGCGGGCGCAGCTCGGCTGGCTCCTCGGTACCGGGGTGCCGTTGTTCGGGGTGATCCTGGTGGTGTCGGCGGAGATCCACTCCGGTGGATCGGACGTGGCGGTGTCGGTGCTGGCGATCGGCGTGGTCGGCCTCGTCGCCGGTCTCGTACTCATGATTCTCGCGAACCGCGCGATCGTCGCCCCCGTGCGTAGCGTGCGTGCCGCGATGGCCGCCGTCGAGAAGGGAGATCTCGACGTCGATGTCGTCGTGTTCGACGGCACCGAACTCGGTGACCTGCAGAGTGGATTCAACCGGATGGTCCGCGGGTTGCGCGAACGTGAGCGACTCCGCGACCTCCTCGATCGGCAGGTCGGCGCGCCCATCGCCGAGACCGCCGTGCGGAACGGCCCGGAGTTCGACGGGCAACTGCGCGATGTCGCGGTGCTGTTCGTCGACATCGTGGGCTCGACGGGGCTCGTCGAACGGTGCCCGCCGAAGGAGGCGGTTCGCCTCATCAACCAGTTCTTCCGGATCGTCGTCGGCGAGATCGCCGGTCACGGTGGCGTCGTCAACAAGTTCGAGGGGGACGGAGCGCTCGCGATCTTCGGTGCCCCCGAGGACCTCCCGGACGGCCGCTCGCGCGCGGTGGAGTCTGCCGCCGCCATCGTGCGGCGAGCCCGGGACGAGCAGGTGCCCTACCGCATCGCCATCGGCATCAGCGCGGGCACGGTGGTCGCCGGTCACGTGGGCACGGACACCAGGTTCGAATACACGGTGGTCGGCGCCGCCGTGCACGAGGCGGCACGCCTCTGCGAGGTGGCCAAGCGGAGAGGCTGGAGCGCAGCCGCGGCCGGATCGGCGATCGCCGGGACATCGATCGCGGCGGACGCATGGGTCGCGTGCGGGGAGATCGCGCTGCGCGGCCGGAGCCGACCCACGGCGGTGTACCGGCTCGCCGCCGCCGGACCGGGTGAACCGGTCGTCCCGCCGGGTGCGTCCGCCAGGGGCGCGAGCGCCCGTTAGTCGACAGCAGGGGCGGTCAGAACAGGCTGCGGGGCCGGATCGCGTTGGCCATGTCCACCAGGGCATACCGGTGGGTGCGCTCCTGGGCGCCACGGGCGAGGGCCCGCAGACACTTCTCGACGCCCCGGCGCAGGCCCTCCTCGGTGAACGGCACGCCCAGGATGGGGCTGTCGTCGGACGGCCGGTTCCCGCAGCGCATCCAGTCCAGGGCGGTCCCGAGTACGAGGGTGCGCATCTGTAGTGCACGACTCTCCTCGGCGGCGAGCAGGCTCACCCGCCGCGCCGATTCCCGCATCGCGGCCTCGTCGAGGTCGACCAGCGCCCCGGAGAGCCGGGTGAGCACCGCCGTCATCCGGGCCATGCTGTAGTGCCGCGAGCTCGCCGGTACCTGGTCGAGGACGGTGACCGCACCGTCGAGGTCGCTTCGTGCGGTCAACTGGCGCGCGAGCCCGAAGGCCGCGCTCACCATGCCGTGGTCGGTCAACCACACCGTCCGGTAGTACCGTTCGGCGAAGTCCCGCCACTGTCGCTGGTCGCTGCTGTCCCAGTGCTGGACGATCAGGTCCGCCGTCACGGCGAGTGCCAGTTTCGGTGCCGCCTCGCCGGGCGCGGCGGTGAGGGCCGCCTCGAAGTGGGAGAAGGCCGGCTCGTACTGGGCCTCCGTGAGCATCGTCAGGCCGGCGTACCAGTCGATGCGCCAATGACTTCCGATGTCCCGTTCCAGACGGTCGAGCAGATTCCGGGCGGTCTCCGGGTCTCCCAGATCGAGGTGGGCGACCACCTCCGCGAACGTGAGTTCGCGCGACAGTGCGACGCGTCCTTCGCCGGACTGGCGCTCGATTCCGCTCTCGCGGGCGTGCGCGATGGAGTCCAGGGTCTGTCGGGGTTCGGCCTGCACGGTGGCCGCGAGCAGACGCGCGTGCGGGTCTCCCGGATCGACGAGCAGGACGGGGAGGCCCTGGGCCACCGAGCGCGGATCGAGGGTGGGGTCGCGGACACGACCGTCGACGTAGACGTCGGTCTGCTCGACGAGCTCGTCCGTCCCGAACGTGTTGCGCGGACGGCTGAACACGGTGGACAGCCCCGGACGCTCCCGGCCGGTGCGTCCGGCCACGATCTCCCGGAGCACGCCCGTGGCCTGCCCTGCCATCTCCTCGGCGGATTCGAAGCGCTGCTTCGGGTCCGGGTCGGTCGCCCGGAGCAGCAGGCGGTGGAAGAACTCGTGCTCGGCGAGCAGAGGAGCTTCCTCCGGGGTCGGCAGGCCGCTGCGCAGCTTGCCCTTGTCCACCGGCATGTCGAGCGTGAGAACGGCGAGCGTGCGCCCGACCGTATAGATGTCCGTCGCCGGTGTGGGCCCGGTCTTGATGATCTCGGGTGCCTGATAACCCGGTGTCCCGTAGAGGTACCCGTAGTCCTCGATGCCCGCGACCGCACCGAGATCGATGAGTTCGAGCGAATCCTCGGTGACCATGACGTTCTCGGGCTTGAGATCGTTGTAGACCAGTCCGATCGAGTGCAGATACCCGAGCGCCGGGAGGATCTCGAGGACGTATCCGATCGCCTGGTCGACAGGCAGGCGGTGGTCGTCCGGCTGCGCGGACAACACGTCCCGCAGTGACGTCCCGCCCACGTACTCCATCACGATGTAGCCCATCGGGGTTCCGTCCGGGCGAGGGTGCTCGACGAAGTTGTAGATCTTCACGATGTTCGGGTGGGCGACCTCGGCGAGGAATTGCCGTTCCGCGACCGCGACCGCCTGTGCCTCGGCGTCGCCGAAATGCAGCAGTCCCTTGAGTACCACCCAACGATCGCTGACGTTGTGGTCGATCGCCAGGTAGATCCAGCCCAGTCCGCCGTAGGCGATGCAGCCCTGCACCTCGTACTGTCCGGCCACCAGGTCGCCGCGGCGCAGGAGCGGGCGGAAGTCGAACGTGGCGCCGCAGTGCGGGCACTGCCCGTACTCGGCGGACCGGGTGGAGGCGCTCTTGCGACCGACGGGGCGGGTGCATTTCCAGCAGAAGCGCTTTCGCTCCGGAACCTGCGGGTCGGCCATGACCGCAGCCGCCGGGTCGACGGTGCGGACGGCGGGGACCTCGACGAGCCCGCCGCCGAGCCGCATCCGGCCGCCGGAGCGGCTCAGCCGCGAGCGCACCGACCGCCCGGTACCGGAGTTGCCGGTTCGCGAGCCGCGCGAGGGCTCCGAACGTTGCACGGCAGCGGTGTCCGGGAGGTCGTCGGGTGCCTCGTCCGGCGCCGGCGGTGCGGTGCGGCGGGTGGTCTCCTCGTCGGGCGGCGCGGCGCGACGGGTGGTCTCGTCGTCGCCCCGATCCCGTTCGGGAGTGTTCGGATCCGTCACTGCTGCCTCAGTCCCGATAGGTGGCTGCCGGCGGGGCCGGTGCGGGCCCGAGCGTCGTCAGCCAGGTGTCGTAGAGCCGCGTCCAGGTGCCGTCCCGGCGAATCCGTTCGAGAGTCCCGTTGACGAACCGGACGAGATCGGTGGCGGCCGGGGGGATTCCGATTCCGTACGGCTCGATGCCGAGGCTGTCGCCGACGATTTCCAGATACGGGTCCTGGGACGCCAGTCCGGCCAGGATGGTGTCGTCGGTACTCACCGCATCGACCTGGTGCTGCTGCAGAACCACCAGGCAGTCGGACCACATCGGAACGGTGAGGATGCGGGCATCGGGGAGCAACTCCTGCAGGCGGGTCAGCGAGGTGGTTCCCCGTGCGACGCACACGGTGCGTCCGCCGAGGTCGTCGACACCGTCCACACCGGACCCGCCGACGACCAGAACCCGTTGGTGTGCCACGAAGTACTGGCTCGAGAACTCGACCGTCTGCCGACGCTCGCACGTGATCGTCATGGTCTTGGCGACGATGTCCACCGATCCTTCCTCCAGTGCACGCAGTCGGTCCGCGGAGGTGAGGATCTTGAAATCGAGGCGGTTCGGGTCGCCGAACAGGTCACGCGCCACCTCTCGCGCGATGTCCACGTCGAAACCCTGGACGGTGCCCGTGGACGGATCCCGGAAACTCATGAGATTGCTGCCGGTGTCGAGACCTACCACCAGGTGCCCGCGGGCCCGGATGGCGTCGACCGTCGGCATCGGTCCGGCGGGGTCGGGCCGCAGACTCGCGGTCGGGTCACCGCAGTCCGGTTCCGGATCGGTCACCGGAGGCAGCGGAGTCGCGAACTCCGCGCCGTTCGGCAATGGCGGTGCGGTGTAAGGATTTTCGCCGTCCTCGAGGGTGGCGACCGACGGCTGAGCGGTGGCGCACCCGGTGAGTGTCATCAGTACCACCGCGCCCAGCGCGAGGAGTGCCCGGGCGTTCATCGGTACTCCCGCAGCCGCGGCCAGAACCCGGCCACGATGCCGGCCAGTCCGATGACGGTGAGTACCACCGCGCCCTCCGCCAGAGCCGTGAGGACGTTCGACGCCGCGGCGATGTGGCTCCGCAACGTCTGCCGGGCGCCGACGATCCCGTCGGTGAGTGCGTCGTCGACCTCCTCGAACCGCGCGGGCGCGTCCGTCGGCCCGTTGCCCACCGCGATCGCCGCGGCAGCGGGATAGTCGCCGGCGTCGAGGAGGGAATCCATTCGTTCGTGGGCGCCCGCCCAGTCGCGCCACGCGAGGAGGGCGCGTTCGACCTCGGCCCGCGCGACGGTCACCGAATCACTCGGTGGATACGCCGAGAGCACCTCCGTCAGGTGTGCCGACTTCTCCCGGTACGCCTCGTCGTACGGTGCGTCACCCTCCCTGCGCACCAGCTTCAACGTCTCCTCCGCACGCACCTGTTGCGCGGTGATCCGGGCGTCGGTCAGCTCGTGCAACGGCGTCGCGCCCCGGGTCAGGGCGCGACCGGTGTCCAGGGAGGAGAACAGGCCCGCCACCATCAGCCACGCGAGCAGGACGACCGCGGACGCCGAGGCGACCATCAATCCCGGATTCAACGTCCGTCTGCTGTGCCGGGTCATCGCCATCTGGCTCGCGACCAGCGCGAGCACCGTCACCAGCAGGACGGCGAAGGCCGGCCAGGGTGGGCGTGAATAGGACCGCTGGGTGTCTGCGACCCGGCGTTCCTGGTTCGCGTGCAGCTCCTGTGCCATCGGCAGCACCGTCGTCTGCAGCAGTGTCGACGCCTCGCCGAGATAGGCCGATCCCACCGGATTTCCCGCTCGGTTGTTGGCTCGGGCCGTCTCGACCAGCCCGGTGTAGGTGGTCAACCCCGACGAGATCGACGCCAGCAGGCGGGCGTTGTCGACATCGGTCGAGGCCAGCCCCGCCGTGGCGTACACCAGTTCCGCGGAGGCGACGGCGACGGCACGCAGGTACCGGTCCCGGACCTCCTCCGGCTCGAGGCCCCGCGAGATGAACGCCGTCGTCGCCGACGCGTCCGCGACGGACAGCGCGCTGTAGAGGTTCTGGGCAGAATTGGCGAGGGGTTCCGTCTCGGCCAGCAGGGTCTGCAGCGTGGCCTCCCGCCCGTTGACGGTCGCGACCGTGACGATCCCCGAGGTCAGGGTGAGCAGCAGCAGGACGATCCCCGTCGCGGTGAGGCGGGCCGG
This genomic interval from Rhodococcus triatomae contains the following:
- a CDS encoding glutamate ABC transporter substrate-binding protein, whose translation is MNARALLALGAVVLMTLTGCATAQPSVATLEDGENPYTAPPLPNGAEFATPLPPVTDPEPDCGDPTASLRPDPAGPMPTVDAIRARGHLVVGLDTGSNLMSFRDPSTGTVQGFDVDIAREVARDLFGDPNRLDFKILTSADRLRALEEGSVDIVAKTMTITCERRQTVEFSSQYFVAHQRVLVVGGSGVDGVDDLGGRTVCVARGTTSLTRLQELLPDARILTVPMWSDCLVVLQQHQVDAVSTDDTILAGLASQDPYLEIVGDSLGIEPYGIGIPPAATDLVRFVNGTLERIRRDGTWTRLYDTWLTTLGPAPAPPAATYRD